From Grus americana isolate bGruAme1 chromosome 22, bGruAme1.mat, whole genome shotgun sequence, the proteins below share one genomic window:
- the NXPH3 gene encoding neurexophilin-3 has translation MRLPRSCIVLLIQGSISLLVICGQEEPGKGAEQRQPETQERAQVQKRRGLLSPKSLLTPTLLQNMTLLELVSSSWELWDILDNLSERDHAPHPRGQRDLGPASGKLKKIFGWGDFYSNIKTVKLNLLITGKVVDHGNGTVNVFFRHNSTGQGNISVSLVPPTKAVEFDLEQQIFIEAKESKIFNCRVEYEKVDRAKKTTLCTYDPSKTCYHEHTQSHVSWVCSKPFKVICIYITFYSIDYRLVQKVCPDYNYHSDVPYYPSG, from the exons ATGCGTCTCCCTCGGAGCTGCATCGTCCTCCTCATCCAGGggagcatctctctgctg GTGATCTGTGGCCAAGAAGAACCAGGGAAAGGTGCAGAGCAACGTCAACCTGAGACCCAGGAGAGAGCTCAAGTGCAGAAGAGGAGAGGGCTGCTCTCTCCAAAGTCCCTGTTAACTCCAACCTTACTGCAGAACATGACCCTCCTGGAGCTGGTGAGCAGCTCATGGGAGTTATGGGATATCCTGGATAACCTGTCTGAGCGGGACCATGCTCCACACCCCCGAGGACAGAGGGACTTGGGGCCAGCATCAggcaagcttaaaaaaatatttggctgGGGAGATTTCTATTCCAATATCAAGACAGTGAAGTTGAACCTCTTGATCACCGGAAAAGTGGTTGATCACGGCAACGGCACAGTCAACGTCTTCTTCCGACACAACTCTACCGGGCAAGGAAACATCTCCGTCAGCCTCGTGCCCCCCACCAAGGCAGTGGAGTTTGACCTGGAGCAACAGATCTTCATCGAGGCCAAAGAATCCAAAATCTTCAACTGCCGCGTGGAATACGAGAAAGTGGATCGTGCCAAGAAGACCACGCTCTGCACTTACGACCCATCTAAGACCTGCTACCACGAGCACACCCAAAGTCACGTCTCCTGGGTCTGCTCGAAGCCCTTCAAAGTCATCTGCATCTACATCACCTTCTACAGCATAGACTACAGGCTGGTGCAGAAAGTGTGTCCCGACTACAACTATCACAGCGACGTACCCTACTACCCCTCGGGATGA